The candidate division WOR-3 bacterium genomic interval CCCGCTTTGACCTCTTCCATCAGGTCTTTGTTTGTGGCGCAAATCAGTCGGACATCAACTGTTCTTTGTTCAGTGTCACCAACCCTTCTGATTATTTTCTCCTCTAATACCTGCAAAAGTTTCGCCTGAATCAGCGGCGTGGTGTTGGTGATGTCGTCGAGAAAGACGGTCCCACCGTTGGCGGTCTCAAATATACCAACCTTGTCTTTAATAGCGCCGGTGAAACTTCCTTGGATGTAACCGAAGAGTTCTGACTCAAAGAGTGTTTCCGGGAGGGTGCTGCAGTTGACCGAAATAAATTTGTTGTTTCTCCGGTTACTTCGCTGATGAATGAGCTGTGCCAACACCCCTTTACCGGTCCCGGTTTCTCCAGTCAAAAGGACTGTGGAATCGGTAGGGGCGATGCGGTCAATTGCCTGATAGACATTGCCCATTACCTTTGACCTGCCCAGAACCACCTTTTCGTTGTCAATTAAAATCTCTTCACCCGGTAATCCTTCTTCCTCTTGAATCATCTGGAACGCCAGTGAGCGCTCAATGGTTGTGGCAAGGAGATTGGCAACCGCGATGAGTAAGTTACGGTCGTCTTCAGTCCAGAGGTGGGAGGTAATGCGGCTGTCAAGGTAAATAGTACCTAAAACCCGGTCTTCAACTATTAGCGGGACACACAGGAGAGAGCGAATCTTATTTAAGACGACGCTGTTGTAACTGTTAAATCTGGGGTCGGTGAGCGCATTGGCGCTGATGAGCGGTTCACTCCGTTCCTTCACCTCCCGTAGAATAGAATAGGAAATTGCCTCGGCATCGGCCATCGTTGCCCGCTCGGTGCCACGGATAGCGACCGGGAAAAGCTGGTCGCGGTTGAGAAGGAAAATAAGCCCCCTTTCCGCCTTGGTAACTGCCAGAAGGCGGTCAAGGACCTGTTCCAGAAAGTCCTCTTTTTCAATAGCGGAGTAAATTAGTTCACTAATTTGGTAGAGGACTTTAAGGTACTCACTGCGCGCACCCGCCTTGAGCTGAGCCACCCCAAATACCCTTTTGACCTCGTTGAGGAGTTGATGGGCTCGGGCAATCTCTAATTTCGCATCAAGCTCCTGAAAGATGGTTA includes:
- a CDS encoding sigma 54-interacting transcriptional regulator, encoding YDATRALKLFKSYPTDKGFPIALRLSGLAKCHLGYAEVGKEEIKQSIRLFRKLGLKYELGLSLLASAEALLRIARDYEYGKSEEFRIEPDEFQEVERNLNEGLTIFQELDAKLEIARAHQLLNEVKRVFGVAQLKAGARSEYLKVLYQISELIYSAIEKEDFLEQVLDRLLAVTKAERGLIFLLNRDQLFPVAIRGTERATMADAEAISYSILREVKERSEPLISANALTDPRFNSYNSVVLNKIRSLLCVPLIVEDRVLGTIYLDSRITSHLWTEDDRNLLIAVANLLATTIERSLAFQMIQEEEGLPGEEILIDNEKVVLGRSKVMGNVYQAIDRIAPTDSTVLLTGETGTGKGVLAQLIHQRSNRRNNKFISVNCSTLPETLFESELFGYIQGSFTGAIKDKVGIFETANGGTVFLDDITNTTPLIQAKLLQVLEEKIIRRVGDTEQRTVDVRLICATNKDLMEEVKAGRFREDLFYRINVVTIHVPPLRERTEDIPILADYFLRRYAVKFKKPVFGFEDEVISAFIRYNWPGNVRELQNAIERAVILTPNRILTLKDFGPPFNKPPSKDVTKFERKKRRVLRKEEVIDALKKTNGNISHAAKLLSTHRRTLQRVIKRLNLDPSTFHLPEAE